CGCTTCCAGGCTCCGTATGCGTCGGCTGAACGCTGGCTGGGTAACGAACCGGCGCTCGGCCGCTTGCGAGAAACTGCGGGTCGAGGCCAGGGCACTGAAGTCCTCCAGCCATTTGCTTTCGAGGTTCATCGACTACTCCGAACTGCATGCACCAAAATGGAACACGCTCGATTGTCAATCGGCGTCACATCAAACCGTATGCCGTTTGCGCATAGGTTAGCGTGCAACAGCATTGGCCGCAAAATCTGGGCAGCCCTAGCATTGGCGCCATTCCGGCAGGTGCCGGGTCAAAATCGAGATGATATCCATCATGTCCTCCGCTGCATCGTTCCGCGTCGAAAAAGATCTGCTTGGTACCCTTGAAGTCCCTGCCGATGCCTACTACGGCATCCAGACTCTGCGCGCTGCCAACAACTTCCACCTCTCCGGTGTTCCGCTGTCGCACTACCCGAAACTGGTAGTCGGCCTGGCGATGGTCAAGCAGGCAGCTGCTGACGCCAACCGTGAGCTGGGGCACCTGAGCGATGCCAAGCACGCCGCGATCAGCGCAGCCTGCGCACGACTGATCAAAGGCGACTACCACGAGCAGTTCGTGGTGGACATGATTCAAGGCGGTGCTGGTACTTCCACCAACATGAACGCCAACGAAGTCATCGCCAACATCGCGCTGGAGGCCATGGGCCACCAGAAGGGTGAGTACCAGTACCTGCACCCGAACAACGATGTGAACATGGCGCAGTCGACCAACGACGCCTACCCGACCGCGATCCGTCTGGGCCTGCTGCTGGGTCACGACGCCCTGCTGGCCAGCCTCGACAGCCTGATCCAGGCCTTCGCTGCCAAAGGTAAAGAGTTCGACCACGTACTGAAGATGGGCCGTACCCAGCTGCAGGACGCCGTGCCGATGACCCTGGGCCAGGAATTCCGCGCCTTCGCCACCACCATGACCGAAGACCTGCAGCGCCTGCGCTCGCTGGCTCCGGAACTGCTGACCGAAATCAACCTGGGCGGCACCGCCATCGGTACCGGCATCAACGCCGACCCGGGCTACCAGATGCTGGCCGTCCAGCGCCTGGCGATCATCAGCGGCCAGCCGCTGGTGCCGGCTGCCGACCTGATCGAAGCCACCTCCGACATGGGCGCCTTCGTGCTGTTCTCCGGCATGCTCAAGCGCACCGCGGTCAAGCTGTCGAAGATCTGCAACGACCTGCGTCTGCTGTCCAGCGGCCCACGCACCGGCATCAACGAGATCAACCTGCCGGCGCGCCAGCCAGGCAGCTCGATCATGCCAGGCAAGGTCAACCCGGTTATCCCGGAAGCCGTCAACCAAGTCGCCTTCGCCATCATGGGCAACGACCTGGCCCTGACCGTCGCCGCCGAAGGTGGCCAGCTGCAGCTGAACGTGATGGAACCGCTGATCGCCTACAAGATCTTCGACTCGATCCGCCTGCTGCAACGCGCCATGGACATGCTGCGCGAGCACTGCATCGTCGGCATCACCGCCAACGAACAGCGCTGCCGTGAACTGGTCGAGCACTCGATCGGCCTGGTCACCGCCCTGAACCCGTACATCGGCTACGAAAACGCCACCCGTATCGCCCGCGTCGCCCTGGAAACCGGCCGCGGCGTGCTGGAACTGGTGCGCGAAGAGAAGCTGCTGGACGAAGAGATGCTCAACGACATCCTGCGTCCGGAAAACATGATCGCTCCCCGTCTGGTTCCGCTGAAGGCGTAACCCAGACCGCTGCAAACAGTCTCACCAGGTCGAGGGACTAGACACCTCTCAACCTTTCAAGGGCCCGAGTGCATGCTACGGGCCCTTTTTTTATGCACGGAACAGGCGCCGACTGAACGGCACACAACTTGCTCGGTAATGCTCCCCAGCTCAACGGGATGCCGAGCATGCTGCACAGCCACCTCACCACCCTCAACGCCGTTTCGCTGATCCTCCAGGTGTTCCAGGAAGACGGCGTGGACGCGCAGCACATGCTCGCCGGCAGCGGCATAGGCCCCGCAGACCTTGGCCACGCCGATGCGCGCATCACCACCCAGCAGGAACTGCAGGTCTGCGCCAACGCCGTTGCCCGGCGCCAGGACATCGGCCTGGAACTCGGCCGGCGCATGCACGTGTCGTGCTACGGCATGCTCGGTTACGCCCTGCTCTCAAGTGCCACTTTGGGTGACGCCCTGCGCCTGGCGCTGAGCTTTCCGGCACTGCTGGGAACAGTTTTTCAGCTGCGCCTGGTGGACGATGGCCAGCGCGTGTGGCTCAGCGCCAGCGACCATTACGACGCGCCTGGGCTGGCCGCCTTCAATGCCGAGTTCTGCCTGCTGTCGCTGAAAGTGATCTGCGACGATCTGCTCGGCCGCCCGCTACCGCTGCTGGCGGCGCGTTTCGAACACTCCCGCCCCGGCTACCACGCGCTCTACGACGGTGCGTTCCAGTGTCCGCTGGGCTTCGAGGCCGGCGACAACGCCTTTGCCTTCGAGCGCCGCTGGCTGGACATGCCGCTGCCGCTGGCCGACCCGATCACCCACAAGGCCATGGGTGAACGCTGCCGGCGTCTTAATTTGGAGTTCACTGGCCGCCAAGCCTGGTTGGGGCGTATTCGCCAGCTGCTGCTGCGGCAACTGGATGCCGCGCCTGGGCTCGAAGGCCTGGCGCGGCAGATGAACTGCTCGTCGCGAACGCTGCGTCGGCATTTGCAGGCGCTGGGTAGCAGTTATCAACAGCTCCTCGACGAGCTGCGCTTCGAGCGGGCCAAGCAGTTGCTGGCCGAGGACCAGATGCCGATCTACCGCATTGCCGAGACATTGGGGTTCAGCGAGACCGCGAGCTTCCGGCATGCCTTCCAGCGCTGGAGCGGCGTGGCGCCAAGCCATTTTCGCGGTTGACCGGTTACGGACGGCTTGGCCACATCGATCCCCTTTTGGCCGTTTGCGACGTTCTCCAGTACCGGGCATTCCGTAAAAATGGCTCCACGCCAGTGAATACGGAGAACAACAACGTGCTGACGATCTATTCCGATGACCACCGTTTGCACCATGGCCGCTGCGAGCTCATCGACGGCAAGCTGATGCCCTGTTTCGAAATGCCGTCGCGCGCCGACCACGTCCTGGAGCGGGTCAAGCAGCGCAACCTAGGGCCCGTAAAGGGCCCCGCCGACTTCGGTCGCGCGCCGCTACAGCGCATCCACAGCGCCGACTACCTGGACTTCTTCGAAGGCGCCTGGGCCCGCTGGGCCGCGCTTGGCCAGGAAGGTGACCTGCTGCCGTTCACCTGGCCGGCGCGCACCCTGCGCCAGGTCAAACCCAGCGGCCTGCACGGCGAGCTCGGTTATTACAGCTTCGACGCCGGCGCACCGATCACCGCTGGCACCTGGCAGGCCGCCTACAGCGCCGCCCAGGTTGCCCTGACCGCCCAGGCCGCGATCCAGCAAGGCGCCCATGCCGCCTTCGCCCTGTGCCGGCCGCCAGGGCACCACGCTGCAGGCGAAGTGATGGGCGGTTACTGCTACCTGAACAACGCAGCCATTGCCGCCCAGGCCTTCATCGACCAAGGCCGGCGCAAGGTAGCCATCCTCGACGTCGACTATCACCACGGCAACGGTACGCAGGACATTTTCTACACCCGCAACGACGTGTTCTTCGCCTCGATCCACGGCGACCCGCAGGACGAGTTCCCGTTCTTCCTCGGCTACGCCGACGAGACCGGCGAAGGTGCCGGCGAAGGCTGCAACATCAACTACCCGCTGCCTGCCGGCAGCGACTGGGCAGCCTGGAGCGCGGCCCTCGAAGACGCCTGCCAGCGCATCGCTGCCTTCGATGCCGATGTGCTGGTGATCTCCCTTGGCGTGGATACCTTCAAGGACGACCCCATCTCCCAGTTCAAGCTCGACAGTCCCGACTACCTGGCGATGGGCAAGCGCATCGCCCAGCTGGGCAAGCCGACCTTGTTCGTGATGGAGGGCGGCTACGCTGTGGAGGAAATCGGCATCAACGCGGTCAATGTGCTGGAAGGCTTCCAGCAGGCCCAGCCAGGAGCGTGAACATGACCCGACTCAAACGTCTGCTCGCCCCGCTCATCGCCGCCGGCCTGTTCGCTGGCGCACTCCAGGCACACGCCGAACAGCGTACCCTGCGGGTATATAACTGGTTCGACTACATCACCCCGCAAACCCTGGTCGACTTCCAGAAGGACAGCGGGGTCAAGCTGATCTACGACATCTTCGACACCAACGAAGCGCTGGAAGCCAAGCTGCTTACCGGCAACTCCGGCTATGACGTGGTGGTGCCATCCAACGTGTTTCTCGCCAAGCAGATCGAAGCCGGCGTGTTCCAGCCCCTCGATCGGGCGAAGCTGCCCAACTGGCAACATCTGGACCCGGCACTGATGAAGCTGATCGAGGCCAATGACCCGGGCAACAAGTTTGCCGTGCCTTACATGTACGGCACGGTGCTGATCGGCTTCAACCCGGCCAAGGTCAAGGCGGTGCTCGGCGACGACGCACCGGTGGACAGCTGGGACCTGATTTTCAAGGAAGAGAACATCGCCAAGCTCAAGCAGTGCGGCGTGGCGCTGCTTGATTCGCCGTCGGAGATCCTGCCGCTGGCGCTGTCGTACCTGGGGCTGGACCCTAACAGCGGCAAGCCAGCGGACTATCAGAAAGCCCAGGACCTACTGATGAAGATCCGCCCGCACGTGACCTATTTCCACTCCTCCAAGTACATGGCCGACATCGCCAATGGCGATATCTGCGTGGCGGTGGGTTATTCCGGCAGCTTCTCCCAGGCTGCCAACCGTGCGCGCGAAGCCAAGAACGGCGTGGTGGTGGACATGCGCCTGCCGAAAGAAGGCGCACCGATCTGGTTCGACATGCTGGCGATTCCGAAGAATGCGGCCAACCCGGAAGATGCCCACACGTTCATCAACTACCTGCTGCGGCCCGAGGTGATCGCGCCGATCAGCGACTTCGTCGGCTACCCGAACCCGAACAAGGATGCGACCGACAAGGTCAGCCCGGCGATCCGCAACAACCCGAACCTGTACCCGACGGCGGAGGCAATGGCCAAGTTGTACACGCTCAAGCCGTTGCCACGGGATGCCGAGCGGGCGCGGACGCGGGCCTGGACCAAGATCAAGTCCGGCACCTGATGTTTTGGGGCCGCTCTGCAGCCCATCGCCGGCAAGCCGGCTCCCACAAAGACATGTGCAATTCCTGTGGGAGCCGGCTTGCCGGCGATGGGTCGCAGAGCGGCCCCATTCAAT
This sequence is a window from Pseudomonas maumuensis. Protein-coding genes within it:
- the aspA gene encoding aspartate ammonia-lyase; protein product: MSSAASFRVEKDLLGTLEVPADAYYGIQTLRAANNFHLSGVPLSHYPKLVVGLAMVKQAAADANRELGHLSDAKHAAISAACARLIKGDYHEQFVVDMIQGGAGTSTNMNANEVIANIALEAMGHQKGEYQYLHPNNDVNMAQSTNDAYPTAIRLGLLLGHDALLASLDSLIQAFAAKGKEFDHVLKMGRTQLQDAVPMTLGQEFRAFATTMTEDLQRLRSLAPELLTEINLGGTAIGTGINADPGYQMLAVQRLAIISGQPLVPAADLIEATSDMGAFVLFSGMLKRTAVKLSKICNDLRLLSSGPRTGINEINLPARQPGSSIMPGKVNPVIPEAVNQVAFAIMGNDLALTVAAEGGQLQLNVMEPLIAYKIFDSIRLLQRAMDMLREHCIVGITANEQRCRELVEHSIGLVTALNPYIGYENATRIARVALETGRGVLELVREEKLLDEEMLNDILRPENMIAPRLVPLKA
- a CDS encoding AraC family transcriptional regulator — translated: MLHSHLTTLNAVSLILQVFQEDGVDAQHMLAGSGIGPADLGHADARITTQQELQVCANAVARRQDIGLELGRRMHVSCYGMLGYALLSSATLGDALRLALSFPALLGTVFQLRLVDDGQRVWLSASDHYDAPGLAAFNAEFCLLSLKVICDDLLGRPLPLLAARFEHSRPGYHALYDGAFQCPLGFEAGDNAFAFERRWLDMPLPLADPITHKAMGERCRRLNLEFTGRQAWLGRIRQLLLRQLDAAPGLEGLARQMNCSSRTLRRHLQALGSSYQQLLDELRFERAKQLLAEDQMPIYRIAETLGFSETASFRHAFQRWSGVAPSHFRG
- a CDS encoding histone deacetylase family protein gives rise to the protein MLTIYSDDHRLHHGRCELIDGKLMPCFEMPSRADHVLERVKQRNLGPVKGPADFGRAPLQRIHSADYLDFFEGAWARWAALGQEGDLLPFTWPARTLRQVKPSGLHGELGYYSFDAGAPITAGTWQAAYSAAQVALTAQAAIQQGAHAAFALCRPPGHHAAGEVMGGYCYLNNAAIAAQAFIDQGRRKVAILDVDYHHGNGTQDIFYTRNDVFFASIHGDPQDEFPFFLGYADETGEGAGEGCNINYPLPAGSDWAAWSAALEDACQRIAAFDADVLVISLGVDTFKDDPISQFKLDSPDYLAMGKRIAQLGKPTLFVMEGGYAVEEIGINAVNVLEGFQQAQPGA
- a CDS encoding extracellular solute-binding protein, translating into MTRLKRLLAPLIAAGLFAGALQAHAEQRTLRVYNWFDYITPQTLVDFQKDSGVKLIYDIFDTNEALEAKLLTGNSGYDVVVPSNVFLAKQIEAGVFQPLDRAKLPNWQHLDPALMKLIEANDPGNKFAVPYMYGTVLIGFNPAKVKAVLGDDAPVDSWDLIFKEENIAKLKQCGVALLDSPSEILPLALSYLGLDPNSGKPADYQKAQDLLMKIRPHVTYFHSSKYMADIANGDICVAVGYSGSFSQAANRAREAKNGVVVDMRLPKEGAPIWFDMLAIPKNAANPEDAHTFINYLLRPEVIAPISDFVGYPNPNKDATDKVSPAIRNNPNLYPTAEAMAKLYTLKPLPRDAERARTRAWTKIKSGT